The Candidatus Thorarchaeota archaeon genome includes the window ACCTACCATCCTACAAGAACCGGCTGCTTCATTCCATAACTCTGAGCTCTCAATTCATGCTCCCATTTACCTTGATGGAAATGACGATTTTGCTGAAGCAGAATTCCCGGGTGAAGGCACTACAGATCATCCATATCTGATTTCAGATTTGCTAATAGAGTCAGATGGGATATGTATCGAGATACGGAATTCTGACGTACACTTTGAGATAACGAACTGTGCATTCAATTCTACCGAGGGAGAGAATGCAGGGGTTGCTGTAAAGCTAGTCAATGTTAAAAACTCTGAATTAGACGCTCTGCAGATACAAAACAAAGAAAATGGCGCACTGCTCTATGACTGTGAGAACAGTCTGCTCTCGGATATCTCCATTACTGATGTTGACCAAAACGGTGTGTATCTTACAGGTTGTGAATCGATAGTTTGTGAATTGATTGAGGTACAGAACTGCGGCCTCAGCGGTCTCGTCTTTCATAGATCCAGCTCCATAACTGTAGACGAATGCAATGTCTCAGACTCCGACAGCGATTCTATACGGATTGATTCAGTTGGAGATGTGTTGATTTCGGATTCAGTTATGCAGGATAGCATCAAGACCGGCATTTCTTGCTATAACGCAGCAAATTCCTCAATTTTGAACTGCGAAATCAAACAAACTGGAATGGTTGGAATTGAGTTTGATAAGTGCAGTGACATACTCACGTCGCAGGTTACTATTGAGGACGCAAAAGGCGGCGTGAGCTGCTTGAGATCTTCACCGGTGAGTATTGAAAGCAGCATAGTTCGCCATTCTGGAGGCGTCGCATTGTCTGGTCATAGCTCACCTGGGTTATCCATTTCTGAGGTCACAGTCAATGACGTAGATGAAGGAATCATGATTGTGGGTGCTTCCCACTCATCACGTGTTACTTCATGCCGCGTTGAGTCGGTTGATGTTGATGGATTCTATCTA containing:
- a CDS encoding right-handed parallel beta-helix repeat-containing protein, producing the protein MGRYLLFAFLGILVISPFVPFPLESTPTILQEPAASFHNSELSIHAPIYLDGNDDFAEAEFPGEGTTDHPYLISDLLIESDGICIEIRNSDVHFEITNCAFNSTEGENAGVAVKLVNVKNSELDALQIQNKENGALLYDCENSLLSDISITDVDQNGVYLTGCESIVCELIEVQNCGLSGLVFHRSSSITVDECNVSDSDSDSIRIDSVGDVLISDSVMQDSIKTGISCYNAANSSILNCEIKQTGMVGIEFDKCSDILTSQVTIEDAKGGVSCLRSSPVSIESSIVRHSGGVALSGHSSPGLSISEVTVNDVDEGIMIVGASHSSRVTSCRVESVDVDGFYLSDCNNCTFSDNVIQNSAEDAIEILRSSNFTLSNNKILWSADWLGCDGIRIDNCSDGLLMGNHISQSASHSIDVYRNSIGIDIVSNLIQFSLGHGIRLDDATGCSILANLVDGSFCSAVHIAQSTDIKMAWNRLNMSGEPNLFTRSSSDIEVALNAFINATVSHYESESCSDIQFHNGSHGNYYDTYTGNDTNGDLIGDSPYSLDADFEDPYPLMTMSMLEEMWAKEFDIPNTNEGESPRNGFFSESVIGSLLFLAPAIQIFAVSIILIELRRRR